One window of Cyanobacterium sp. T60_A2020_053 genomic DNA carries:
- a CDS encoding type II toxin-antitoxin system RelE/ParE family toxin translates to MKNNPKVIVEVTLTFKRNLSNLKKKYRSIVKDIKPIIDQLEMGELLGNRITGTNYKVFKVRIKNSDIQKGKSGGYRLIYYVKTQKMVVLLNVYTKSEQANITNQQIISIIKDNQASDVTEN, encoded by the coding sequence ATGAAGAATAACCCAAAAGTTATCGTTGAGGTAACTCTTACATTTAAACGTAATTTGAGTAATCTCAAGAAAAAATATCGCAGTATTGTTAAAGACATAAAGCCCATAATAGACCAATTAGAAATGGGAGAATTATTAGGAAATAGAATCACAGGCACTAACTATAAGGTATTTAAAGTACGGATAAAAAATAGTGATATTCAGAAAGGAAAAAGTGGTGGATACCGTCTGATTTACTATGTGAAAACACAAAAAATGGTTGTGTTATTAAATGTTTATACAAAATCAGAACAAGCTAACATTACCAATCAGCAAATTATAAGTATCATCAAAGATAATCAAGCCAGTGATGTGACGGAAAATTAG
- a CDS encoding peptidylprolyl isomerase, which translates to MINLVNKSHSLQWLVIVCLMALVTLSGCQQVATEAPVNGEIENPIMADNISENVPTQENNYMNLPRLEGKATVVMKVKGESITIELDGNNAPVTAGNFVDLVQKGVYDGLVFHRVVKEPQPFVVQGGDPQGKDPNFPASGLGTGGYTDPKTNSQRYIPLEIRPAYDETKEGVTPPDIIYGKTITTTPQLRHEYGTIAMARSQMPDSASSQFYFTLADLSFLDGNYAVFGKVTSGMEVVENISQGDRIESAEVVTGAENLKL; encoded by the coding sequence ATGATTAATTTAGTGAACAAATCTCATTCTCTCCAATGGTTGGTAATTGTCTGTTTAATGGCTTTGGTGACTCTGTCAGGATGTCAACAAGTGGCAACGGAAGCCCCTGTTAATGGGGAGATAGAAAATCCTATTATGGCTGATAATATTTCGGAAAACGTACCTACACAAGAAAATAATTACATGAATTTACCTAGATTAGAAGGAAAAGCGACGGTTGTGATGAAGGTTAAGGGTGAATCTATCACCATTGAATTAGATGGTAATAATGCGCCCGTCACCGCAGGAAATTTCGTTGATTTGGTGCAGAAAGGAGTTTATGATGGTTTAGTATTTCATCGGGTGGTAAAAGAGCCTCAACCCTTTGTAGTGCAAGGGGGAGACCCTCAAGGAAAAGACCCTAATTTTCCAGCTAGTGGACTTGGCACGGGAGGTTATACTGATCCTAAGACAAATTCTCAGCGTTATATTCCCCTAGAAATTCGCCCGGCTTACGATGAAACGAAAGAAGGGGTTACTCCTCCTGACATCATTTACGGTAAAACCATTACCACTACTCCTCAATTACGTCATGAGTATGGCACCATCGCTATGGCGCGCTCACAAATGCCTGATTCTGCTTCTTCTCAGTTTTATTTTACCCTCGCTGATTTATCTTTTCTGGATGGTAATTATGCGGTTTTCGGTAAGGTGACTTCTGGTATGGAAGTGGTGGAAAATATCTCTCAGGGCGATCGCATTGAGTCGGCTGAAGTGGTGACGGGCGCTGAAAATCTCAAGTTGTAA
- the ribD gene encoding bifunctional diaminohydroxyphosphoribosylaminopyrimidine deaminase/5-amino-6-(5-phosphoribosylamino)uracil reductase RibD → MQRCLDLARRARGKTSPNPLVGAVVVRDGEVVGEGFHPQAGMPHAEVFALREAGEKAKGATIYVNLEPCNHYGKTPPCTEAIIQAGIKQVIIGTIDPDSRVSGGGIKRLMGAGIDVRVGIEEKDCLLLNEAFIFRVTHQRPFGILKYAMTLDGKIATMTGDSKWVTCAMARNYVHHLRSTCDIVVVGGNTVRKDNPRLTSHGVSSHNPCRGVISPSFNLPRDAHLWNTQEAKTIIFTTPHPNSPLKSHLLNQGVEIVELTDFSISLIMDNFYQRGFNSVLWECGGNLSARVMGAGGIQKVLAFIAPKIIGSNNSYHPMGDLGIQNMADAFNLHDLSIQSLGHDFLIQGYLRVMDN, encoded by the coding sequence ATGCAGAGATGCCTCGATTTGGCACGAAGGGCGCGAGGGAAAACTTCTCCTAATCCCCTCGTGGGTGCGGTGGTGGTAAGGGATGGGGAGGTTGTGGGGGAGGGCTTCCATCCTCAAGCGGGAATGCCCCATGCGGAGGTATTTGCTTTACGAGAAGCTGGAGAAAAGGCAAAAGGAGCAACAATTTACGTTAATCTTGAGCCTTGTAATCATTACGGCAAAACTCCCCCTTGCACTGAAGCGATTATTCAAGCTGGTATCAAGCAAGTTATCATTGGTACAATTGATCCTGATAGTCGGGTTTCTGGGGGCGGTATTAAGCGGTTGATGGGCGCTGGAATTGATGTTAGGGTAGGGATTGAGGAAAAAGATTGTCTATTGTTGAATGAGGCTTTTATTTTTCGGGTGACTCACCAGCGCCCGTTCGGCATCCTGAAATATGCTATGACTTTAGATGGTAAAATCGCTACCATGACGGGAGATAGTAAATGGGTGACGTGCGCTATGGCTCGAAATTATGTCCATCATTTACGTTCTACTTGTGACATTGTGGTAGTTGGTGGTAATACAGTTAGGAAGGATAATCCTCGTTTAACGAGTCACGGTGTCTCCAGTCATAATCCTTGTCGTGGGGTGATTTCTCCTAGTTTTAATTTACCCCGTGATGCTCATTTATGGAATACCCAAGAGGCAAAAACGATTATTTTTACAACTCCTCACCCTAATTCACCTCTGAAAAGTCATTTACTTAATCAAGGAGTTGAGATTGTTGAGTTAACAGATTTTTCTATTTCTCTCATCATGGATAATTTTTATCAACGGGGTTTTAACTCCGTTTTGTGGGAGTGTGGCGGTAATCTCTCGGCTAGGGTGATGGGCGCTGGGGGTATTCAGAAGGTATTAGCTTTCATCGCACCGAAAATTATTGGTAGTAACAACAGTTATCATCCCATGGGTGATTTAGGTATTCAAAACATGGCGGATGCTTTTAATTTGCATGATTTAAGTATTCAATCTTTAGGTCATGATTTTCTCATTCAAGGATATTTAAGGGTAATGGATAATTGA
- the clpB gene encoding ATP-dependent chaperone ClpB — protein sequence MQPTNPEQFTEKAWEAITKTPQIAKENNHQQIETEHLFQALLEQQGLATSIFNKADISISKLQTKTNQFIASQPKVKNVGDSVYLGKALDRLLDNAEKYRQEFNDDFISVEHILLSYAKDDRFGKNLFKDFNLTEKQLKTIIKNIRGSQKVTDKNPEGKYESLEKYGRDLTDLARRGKLDPVIGRDDEVRRTIQILSRRTKNNPVLIGEPGVGKTAIVEGLAQRIINRDVPESLLDRTLISLDMGSLIAGAKYRGEFEERLKAVLKEVTESEGNIILFIDEIHTVVGAGATQGAMDAGNLLKPMLARGELRCIGATTLDEYRKYIEKDAALERRFQSVFVDEPNVIDTISILRGLKERYEVHHGVKIADSALVAAAVLSNRYITERFLPDKAIDLVDESAAKLKMEITSKPEELDEVDRKILQLEMERLSLKKEQDQASIERRAKLEQELANLKEQQSAFNAQWQSEKDIIDQIRTLRESLEQINVEIQQAERNYDYNKSAELRYGKLTDIQRQIKEKETLLAEKQTSGKSLLREEVLEADIAEIISKWSGIPISKLVESEKEKLLHLEDQLHERVVGQDEAVTAVSEAIQRSRAGLADPNRPTASFIFLGPTGVGKTELAKALAFLLFDSDEAMIRIDMSEYMEKHTVSRLVGAPPGYVGYEEGGQLTEAVRRRPYSVILFDEIEKAHPDVFNIMLQILDDGRLTDSQGRTVDFKNTIIIMTSNIGSQYILDLGGDDAQYEVMRARVMDAMRDKFRPEFLNRIDEIIIFHSLDKSQLRHIVKLQVNRLEERLAEQKLFLDMAEEALDFLADIGYDPVYGARPLKRAVQKYLETTIAKAILKGEFKSGETIGVNVKDERLSLQSK from the coding sequence ATGCAACCAACAAATCCCGAACAATTTACCGAAAAAGCATGGGAAGCTATTACCAAAACTCCCCAAATTGCTAAAGAAAATAATCATCAACAAATAGAAACAGAACATCTGTTTCAAGCACTATTAGAACAACAAGGATTAGCTACCAGTATCTTTAATAAAGCTGATATTAGTATCAGTAAATTACAAACTAAAACAAACCAATTTATAGCTAGTCAACCAAAAGTTAAAAATGTTGGAGATTCCGTCTATTTAGGAAAGGCATTAGATAGACTTTTAGATAATGCTGAAAAATATCGTCAAGAATTTAATGATGATTTTATTTCAGTGGAACATATATTATTAAGCTATGCTAAAGATGACCGTTTTGGGAAAAATTTATTTAAAGATTTCAACTTAACAGAAAAACAACTAAAAACTATTATTAAAAATATTAGAGGTAGTCAAAAAGTGACCGATAAAAACCCCGAAGGAAAATACGAATCTTTAGAAAAATATGGGCGTGATTTAACCGACTTGGCAAGGCGTGGTAAACTTGATCCAGTTATCGGTAGAGATGATGAAGTGCGCCGTACTATTCAGATACTATCACGGCGCACGAAAAACAATCCCGTGTTAATCGGTGAGCCGGGAGTGGGCAAAACTGCTATTGTGGAAGGGTTAGCCCAACGTATCATTAACCGAGATGTACCAGAATCCTTGCTAGATCGTACCCTAATTAGTTTGGATATGGGGTCATTGATTGCAGGGGCGAAATATCGGGGGGAATTTGAAGAAAGACTCAAAGCAGTGTTAAAAGAGGTGACGGAATCGGAAGGTAATATTATCCTCTTTATTGATGAAATTCATACGGTGGTGGGCGCTGGGGCGACTCAGGGCGCTATGGATGCAGGAAATCTCCTCAAACCTATGTTAGCGCGCGGTGAACTGCGCTGTATTGGGGCGACTACGTTGGATGAATACCGCAAATATATCGAAAAAGATGCCGCGCTAGAAAGACGTTTTCAATCGGTATTTGTGGATGAACCTAATGTTATTGATACTATCTCAATTTTGCGCGGTTTGAAAGAGCGTTATGAAGTCCATCACGGGGTAAAAATTGCCGATAGCGCCCTTGTCGCAGCCGCAGTATTATCGAATCGCTATATTACAGAGCGTTTTTTACCAGATAAAGCCATTGATTTAGTGGATGAATCTGCGGCTAAATTAAAGATGGAAATTACCTCAAAACCAGAGGAATTAGATGAGGTTGATCGCAAAATTTTACAGCTAGAAATGGAGCGTTTATCGCTGAAAAAAGAGCAAGATCAAGCCTCTATTGAAAGACGAGCAAAATTAGAGCAAGAATTAGCCAATTTAAAAGAGCAACAAAGCGCTTTTAATGCCCAATGGCAAAGCGAAAAAGACATTATCGATCAAATCCGCACCCTGAGAGAGTCTTTAGAACAAATTAACGTAGAAATTCAACAAGCAGAGCGCAATTATGACTACAATAAATCTGCTGAATTGCGCTATGGAAAATTAACCGATATACAAAGACAAATTAAAGAAAAAGAAACCCTTTTAGCAGAAAAACAAACAAGCGGTAAATCACTATTAAGAGAAGAAGTATTAGAAGCAGATATTGCGGAAATCATCTCTAAATGGTCTGGTATTCCCATCAGTAAATTAGTAGAGTCAGAAAAAGAGAAATTATTACACCTTGAAGATCAACTTCATGAAAGGGTAGTCGGTCAAGATGAAGCTGTAACGGCTGTTTCTGAAGCCATACAGCGTTCTCGCGCTGGTTTAGCTGATCCTAATCGTCCTACCGCTAGTTTCATCTTTCTAGGTCCTACAGGGGTAGGAAAAACCGAACTAGCCAAAGCCTTAGCTTTCCTTCTCTTTGATAGCGATGAAGCGATGATTCGCATTGATATGTCCGAATACATGGAAAAACATACTGTTTCTCGTTTGGTGGGTGCCCCTCCCGGCTATGTGGGTTATGAGGAAGGGGGGCAATTAACGGAAGCGGTGAGACGGCGCCCCTACTCTGTCATTTTATTTGATGAAATTGAAAAAGCGCACCCCGACGTATTTAACATTATGTTGCAAATTTTGGACGACGGGCGCTTGACGGATTCCCAAGGGCGCACGGTGGATTTTAAAAATACCATTATTATTATGACCAGTAATATTGGATCGCAGTATATCCTAGATTTGGGGGGTGATGACGCTCAATATGAGGTGATGCGCGCTAGGGTAATGGATGCCATGCGTGATAAATTCCGCCCTGAATTTCTTAACCGTATTGATGAAATTATCATCTTCCATAGCCTTGATAAATCACAACTGCGCCATATTGTCAAGTTACAAGTGAATCGCCTTGAGGAAAGATTAGCTGAACAAAAATTATTCTTAGACATGGCAGAAGAAGCCCTCGATTTTCTCGCCGACATTGGCTACGATCCAGTCTATGGTGCAAGACCTTTAAAAAGAGCAGTACAAAAGTATTTAGAAACCACCATTGCTAAAGCAATTTTGAAGGGAGAGTTTAAGAGTGGGGAAACTATTGGGGTAAATGTCAAAGATGAAAGGTTAAGTTTACAATCAAAATAA
- a CDS encoding CPBP family intramembrane metalloprotease has protein sequence MTFKKFIIGLLSIFSLFSVIFALSQSVSQSQVQYQLELYQTNLLLNVAEFKGDKDEQIGNNLQSLADSLVGINPYQTAEKQYIKALNGLDNYSSENVANLVDNPRENLAQSNQENSQIANEIKLKLGIIKAVENNINKASQLWQEIPPSALQTTINNLWLKPELIEENSQEIIENNLKDWFKLTALKQLYTVTDNQRELSMVAQQQQELAQKAMIRLLFLSVIPFVGGVTGAGLLIYLIIQWLLKKDQGILATNSETSWELTWDSEIILQVLVVGFFFISQFVLPILFSVSGISPLGLDIRGKAFYVLLSYAMMAGSGLLVLYFSIKSFFPLPEGWFKWVNKNWLWWGLGGYVVAIPLVFLVSLINQQLWQGKGGSNPLLLLALESQDKITLLIFFVTASILAPLYEEIMFRGFLLPSLTRYVSVTGAIIISSLIFALAHLSLAEVLPLTILGILLGVVYTRSRSLLASILVHSLWNSGTLFSLFTLGSNLS, from the coding sequence ATGACATTTAAAAAATTTATTATTGGCTTACTTAGTATATTTTCCCTATTTAGTGTAATTTTTGCCCTTAGTCAAAGTGTATCCCAATCACAAGTACAATACCAATTAGAATTATATCAAACTAATCTACTCCTTAATGTGGCAGAATTTAAAGGAGATAAAGATGAGCAGATCGGCAATAATCTTCAGAGTTTAGCTGATAGTTTAGTCGGTATAAATCCTTATCAAACCGCAGAAAAACAATATATTAAAGCTCTCAATGGTTTGGATAATTATTCTAGCGAAAATGTAGCTAATTTAGTTGATAACCCTAGAGAAAATTTAGCTCAGAGCAATCAAGAAAATAGTCAAATTGCTAATGAAATTAAGCTAAAATTAGGCATTATTAAAGCCGTAGAAAATAATATAAATAAAGCCTCTCAATTATGGCAAGAAATTCCTCCCAGCGCCCTCCAAACTACCATTAATAATCTGTGGTTAAAACCAGAATTAATTGAAGAAAATAGTCAAGAAATAATCGAAAATAATCTTAAAGATTGGTTTAAATTAACTGCTTTAAAACAACTCTATACAGTAACAGATAATCAAAGAGAATTATCTATGGTGGCACAACAACAGCAGGAATTAGCCCAAAAAGCCATGATTCGGCTATTATTTCTCAGTGTTATACCCTTTGTCGGGGGGGTGACGGGCGCTGGATTACTGATATATTTAATTATTCAATGGTTACTGAAAAAAGATCAAGGTATTTTGGCAACTAATAGCGAAACATCTTGGGAATTGACATGGGATAGCGAAATCATTTTACAAGTGTTAGTAGTGGGTTTTTTCTTTATTTCTCAATTCGTTTTACCTATATTGTTTAGTGTCTCCGGCATTTCTCCTCTTGGTTTAGATATTCGAGGCAAAGCCTTTTATGTCTTACTCAGTTACGCAATGATGGCAGGAAGTGGTTTACTTGTTCTATATTTTTCCATCAAATCCTTTTTTCCCCTTCCCGAAGGTTGGTTTAAATGGGTAAACAAAAATTGGTTATGGTGGGGATTAGGTGGTTACGTTGTCGCAATTCCCCTCGTGTTTTTAGTGTCTCTCATCAATCAACAGTTATGGCAGGGAAAAGGAGGAAGTAACCCATTACTATTACTGGCATTAGAATCCCAAGATAAAATTACCTTGTTAATTTTCTTTGTCACCGCTTCAATTTTAGCGCCCCTCTACGAAGAAATAATGTTTAGGGGGTTTTTACTACCTTCTCTGACTCGTTATGTATCGGTGACGGGCGCTATTATAATTAGTAGTTTAATTTTTGCCTTGGCGCATTTAAGTTTAGCTGAAGTGTTACCTCTGACTATATTAGGCATACTTTTAGGAGTCGTTTATACTCGCTCTCGTAGCTTGTTAGCCTCCATTTTAGTTCATAGTTTATGGAATAGTGGCACGTTATTTAGTTTATTTACTTTGGGCAGTAATTTAAGTTAA
- a CDS encoding aldo/keto reductase, which translates to MDNFIESTINVAEGVNLSPMGCGTWAWGNQFLWGYKPSMDEELQRVFNDNVSHGVTWFDTGDSYGTGRYGGRSELLLGKFAQEYAGKNKENLVIATKLAVYPWRLTPQSMVKACEKSAQRLGRPVNLVQMHWSPAKYLPWQEKPLLRGLAQLYHEKKVKAIGLSNYGPDNLMKAYEFLRREGVKISTLQIQYSLLSTYAISELGLKDLCRELNIQIIAYSPLTLGLLTGKYQENTPLPKGTRKWLFKQLLPKIKPLLMRLNDFALIHQKSMAQVALNWCICQGTIPIPGAKNTSQAEENRGALGWRLSTDEVQELEDIALNLDKKMIQNIFQTT; encoded by the coding sequence ATGGATAACTTCATTGAATCTACCATAAACGTTGCTGAGGGAGTTAATTTATCACCCATGGGGTGCGGAACGTGGGCATGGGGAAATCAGTTTCTATGGGGCTACAAACCCTCAATGGATGAAGAATTACAACGGGTGTTCAATGACAATGTATCCCATGGTGTAACTTGGTTCGATACCGGAGACTCTTACGGCACCGGGCGCTATGGAGGGCGCAGTGAGTTATTATTAGGAAAATTCGCTCAAGAATATGCAGGGAAAAACAAGGAAAATTTAGTTATTGCTACCAAATTGGCTGTATATCCTTGGCGCTTAACACCCCAATCCATGGTGAAAGCCTGTGAAAAATCCGCCCAACGTCTCGGCAGACCAGTGAACTTAGTACAAATGCACTGGTCTCCTGCTAAATATTTACCTTGGCAAGAGAAGCCGTTATTAAGAGGTTTAGCACAGTTATATCACGAAAAAAAGGTGAAAGCCATCGGTTTATCTAATTATGGACCTGATAATTTAATGAAGGCTTATGAATTTTTACGGAGGGAAGGGGTAAAAATTAGCACTCTACAAATACAGTATTCTCTTTTATCAACTTATGCTATTTCTGAGTTAGGATTGAAAGATTTATGTCGAGAATTAAATATACAAATTATTGCCTATAGTCCTTTAACTTTGGGTTTATTAACAGGTAAATATCAGGAAAATACTCCTTTACCAAAAGGCACTAGAAAATGGTTATTTAAACAGTTATTACCTAAAATAAAACCTTTATTAATGAGATTAAATGATTTTGCTTTAATTCATCAAAAAAGTATGGCACAAGTTGCTCTTAATTGGTGTATTTGTCAAGGCACAATTCCCATACCCGGTGCAAAAAATACCAGTCAAGCTGAAGAAAATCGAGGGGCGCTGGGGTGGCGTTTATCGACTGATGAGGTGCAAGAGTTAGAAGATATTGCCCTTAATTTGGATAAAAAAATGATCCAAAATATTTTTCAAACTACTTAG
- a CDS encoding chlororespiratory reduction protein 7 yields MADSIMYQEDGYVVLETNQPEQLLTKKELSTKLKNILKLATDLPRDVQKYPTIEAQADYLLDNYCEFNLDENSYLQWYVVRWEKT; encoded by the coding sequence ATGGCAGATTCTATTATGTATCAAGAGGATGGTTATGTGGTTTTAGAGACTAACCAACCCGAACAATTATTAACAAAAAAAGAACTATCTACTAAACTTAAAAACATCTTAAAATTAGCTACAGATTTACCCCGTGATGTGCAAAAATATCCCACCATTGAAGCACAAGCCGATTATTTATTAGATAATTATTGCGAGTTTAATCTGGATGAGAATAGCTATTTACAATGGTATGTCGTGCGCTGGGAAAAAACTTAA